One part of the Mariniblastus fucicola genome encodes these proteins:
- a CDS encoding outer membrane protein assembly factor BamB family protein, whose product MKQILSIALLLIVGITVSAQEAENNWHQFRGPTGNGVSANATPPISWKPADAKWKTEIPGSGLSSPVVWNDKIIMLTSVKTDRVKEGAEAAPAQEETRPDQGRGGRGGRGGRRGRRQSPPPSNYHDFFVVCVSRDDGSELWKTKVNSEVPHESHHGTNSFASGSPVTDGSHIWASFSSFGVFCLDMDGKVVWDRQLGKMKTRNSFGEGASPAVHGDTLVVNWDHEGQSFIEAMNAKTGKTIWKKDRDEQTSWSTPVIVEHDGKVQVITNGAKRVRSYNLANGDVIWECGGQTGNPIPTPMVIDDMAVCMTGFRQNAAMGIPLSSEGDITDSEQVVWSRRDIGPYVPTGVLYKGTVYSTKGSDAILTAIDAKTGDTVIKATRLSGIRSLYSSMVAANDHIYVTGRNGMTLVLKHGDKLDIVASNDLGEEVDATPAIVDNQIFIRGHQNLYCFEKQ is encoded by the coding sequence ATGAAACAAATCCTCTCAATCGCTTTGCTTCTGATCGTCGGCATCACAGTCTCTGCCCAGGAAGCGGAAAACAACTGGCATCAGTTCCGCGGACCGACTGGAAATGGCGTTTCGGCGAACGCAACGCCACCGATTTCGTGGAAGCCCGCAGACGCGAAATGGAAAACGGAAATCCCGGGCAGCGGACTTTCGAGCCCGGTTGTCTGGAACGACAAAATCATCATGCTGACTTCGGTGAAGACCGATCGCGTGAAGGAGGGTGCTGAAGCGGCACCCGCCCAGGAAGAGACTCGCCCGGATCAAGGCCGTGGCGGACGTGGAGGCCGAGGCGGTCGCCGTGGAAGACGACAAAGCCCACCGCCATCCAACTACCATGATTTTTTCGTTGTCTGCGTGAGTCGAGATGACGGAAGTGAACTCTGGAAAACCAAGGTCAATAGTGAAGTGCCGCATGAATCGCATCACGGCACAAATTCGTTTGCTTCTGGCTCACCCGTCACCGACGGCAGCCACATCTGGGCGTCGTTCAGTTCGTTTGGCGTGTTCTGCCTGGACATGGACGGCAAAGTTGTCTGGGATCGTCAGCTTGGCAAAATGAAAACGCGAAACTCATTCGGAGAAGGTGCTTCCCCGGCAGTTCATGGCGATACTCTGGTCGTCAACTGGGACCATGAAGGCCAATCTTTCATCGAAGCCATGAATGCGAAGACCGGGAAAACGATTTGGAAGAAAGACCGCGACGAACAGACTTCGTGGTCAACGCCGGTAATCGTTGAGCACGACGGCAAAGTCCAGGTGATCACCAACGGTGCCAAGCGAGTCCGCAGCTACAACCTGGCCAACGGCGATGTGATCTGGGAATGCGGCGGACAAACCGGCAATCCGATTCCGACGCCGATGGTGATCGATGATATGGCCGTTTGCATGACGGGTTTTCGCCAGAACGCTGCGATGGGGATTCCATTGTCGAGCGAAGGCGACATCACGGATTCGGAGCAGGTCGTTTGGAGTCGCCGTGATATCGGGCCTTACGTTCCGACAGGCGTGCTCTACAAAGGCACCGTTTACTCAACCAAAGGCAGCGATGCGATCCTGACTGCGATCGATGCCAAGACCGGCGACACGGTGATCAAAGCCACTCGCTTGAGCGGGATTCGCAGCCTGTATTCATCCATGGTTGCAGCCAACGATCACATTTACGTGACAGGACGAAACGGTATGACGTTGGTTCTCAAACATGGTGACAAACTTGACATCGTTGCCTCGAATGATCTGGGGGAAGAGGTCGATGCCACGCCAGCAATCGTCGACAACCAGATCTTTATTCGCGGACACCAGAATCTGTACTGCTTTGAGAAGCAGTAA
- a CDS encoding bifunctional YncE family protein/alkaline phosphatase family protein: MNNRLAFLSVVVAVFCVTAIAPNRLAQAQENTPETPLRAINEIDESRVVSKSILPTGNLIKPAGKSVEFYGRPNDLALTSDRKWLLVKDWKALRVFDAASMELKQTVASPGNASLHGIDVTSRGEVLFTNAKREVHVFKNSANDADAPKFELDRSIQLPSDCFPCGVTSAADGKMAYVCLSKKNSLAVIDLEANEVTKEIPVGIAPFDVEIGTDQLLYVSNLGGRLPIDGDKTAPSAGSDVVVDKRGVASTGTVSIVSLETLEVTKSVDTGRHPSILLPLEKSVLVCNTNEDSVSQITDEGPVKAINVKPDSRLPFGSMPNGLASTEDGQTVFVALAGNNAISVLDRKTLDTQPASGLIPTGWYPVSVVCDESNLYVANIKGIGSRSERRPPEKGRNSHDHRGSVQKIAISDIRDKATLETWSKTVAENAHFPQILRTQSIAESSDVAPVPVPKKLGQPSVFKHVVYVIKENRTFDQVFGDIPEARSEPGLCIFPEKVTPNHHALAKRFGLLDNYYCNGVLSADGHSWATEGNVTPYLERAFGGFARSYTFGNDPITYSASGFIWDRFLDAGLSFRNFGEMNYSTPPEGMKYQEVFAEFEAGKDTKFAQNIGVERLRGYSSPDYPGWNMLIPDVVRMNRFLKEFREFEAKGTLPNLTLIYLPQDHLGGGVTSNAHMADNDLALGQLVEAISNSKFWDDTLIVVNEDDPQNGYDHIDGHRSLCLVISAYSQPGINHSFYNQTSVLRTALHLFGLPPLNQKDAAMPLMEDCFAATKVNAKPYKAIAANYPLNETPKPKSEQSNTEKKWRSILATVPIQRTGMKTETDEDNLNRFVWHEVKGWETPYPTDFSGAHGKGLSSLGLVIDEDADED; this comes from the coding sequence ATGAACAATCGACTTGCTTTTCTTTCCGTGGTCGTCGCTGTATTTTGCGTCACGGCCATTGCACCGAACCGCCTGGCTCAGGCTCAGGAAAATACGCCCGAAACTCCGTTGCGAGCGATCAATGAGATTGATGAGTCGCGAGTGGTGTCGAAATCGATACTGCCGACGGGCAATCTCATCAAGCCAGCTGGCAAGTCGGTTGAGTTTTACGGCCGGCCCAACGATCTCGCGTTGACGTCGGACCGAAAATGGTTGCTGGTGAAAGACTGGAAAGCACTTCGCGTGTTTGATGCCGCGTCGATGGAGCTCAAGCAAACCGTTGCCAGCCCGGGAAACGCATCGCTACACGGAATCGATGTGACGTCTCGAGGCGAAGTTCTGTTTACGAATGCCAAACGCGAGGTTCATGTCTTCAAGAATTCGGCGAACGACGCTGATGCGCCAAAATTTGAACTCGATCGATCGATCCAACTTCCGTCCGATTGCTTTCCCTGCGGCGTGACGTCTGCGGCGGACGGGAAGATGGCCTATGTTTGCCTGTCGAAGAAGAATTCGCTGGCTGTGATCGATCTTGAGGCCAATGAAGTCACGAAAGAGATCCCGGTTGGCATCGCGCCTTTCGATGTCGAAATCGGAACCGATCAACTGCTTTACGTTTCCAATCTTGGCGGCCGACTCCCAATCGATGGCGACAAAACGGCTCCTTCTGCGGGCTCCGACGTCGTCGTCGACAAGCGTGGGGTCGCGAGCACTGGAACAGTCTCGATCGTTTCACTGGAAACGCTGGAGGTCACGAAATCCGTCGATACCGGGCGACATCCTTCGATCCTGCTTCCGCTGGAAAAATCGGTTCTGGTTTGCAATACCAACGAAGATTCCGTCAGCCAGATCACGGACGAAGGTCCCGTGAAAGCCATCAATGTGAAGCCCGATTCGCGTCTTCCGTTTGGTTCAATGCCCAACGGATTGGCGTCAACCGAAGATGGGCAGACCGTCTTTGTCGCGCTGGCAGGGAACAATGCCATCTCCGTGCTGGATCGCAAAACGCTCGACACGCAACCGGCGTCGGGGCTGATCCCAACGGGCTGGTATCCGGTCAGCGTCGTTTGCGATGAATCGAACCTGTACGTTGCCAACATCAAAGGGATTGGATCGCGATCAGAGCGGCGTCCGCCAGAGAAAGGTCGCAACTCGCACGACCATCGTGGTTCGGTGCAAAAGATTGCTATTTCGGACATCCGGGATAAAGCAACACTGGAAACATGGTCCAAAACCGTTGCGGAGAACGCTCACTTTCCACAGATTCTGCGTACCCAATCGATCGCCGAGAGCTCCGATGTCGCCCCGGTTCCCGTGCCAAAAAAACTTGGTCAACCGAGCGTTTTCAAGCACGTGGTCTATGTCATCAAAGAGAATCGGACTTTCGACCAGGTCTTCGGCGATATCCCGGAAGCCCGATCGGAACCCGGGCTGTGCATCTTTCCTGAAAAAGTGACGCCAAACCATCACGCGCTCGCGAAACGATTCGGGCTGTTGGACAACTATTACTGCAACGGAGTCCTGTCGGCCGATGGCCACTCATGGGCCACCGAAGGAAACGTCACGCCTTATCTTGAGAGAGCGTTTGGTGGGTTCGCACGCAGTTATACTTTCGGCAACGACCCAATCACGTATTCCGCTTCCGGATTCATCTGGGATCGATTCCTCGATGCAGGCCTTTCGTTTCGAAATTTTGGCGAAATGAACTACTCCACACCGCCCGAAGGCATGAAGTATCAGGAAGTGTTCGCGGAGTTTGAAGCCGGCAAAGACACAAAGTTCGCCCAGAACATTGGCGTCGAACGGTTGCGAGGCTACTCAAGTCCGGACTATCCGGGATGGAACATGCTGATCCCCGATGTCGTGCGGATGAACCGCTTTCTGAAAGAGTTCCGCGAATTCGAAGCCAAAGGAACGTTGCCGAACCTGACGCTCATCTATCTTCCTCAGGATCATCTCGGTGGAGGCGTCACGAGTAACGCTCATATGGCGGACAACGATTTGGCGCTTGGACAACTGGTTGAAGCAATTTCGAATTCAAAGTTTTGGGACGATACCCTGATCGTCGTCAACGAAGACGATCCGCAGAACGGATACGATCATATCGACGGCCACCGAAGCCTGTGCCTGGTGATCAGTGCGTACAGTCAACCAGGAATCAACCACAGTTTCTACAATCAAACTTCGGTACTGCGAACTGCGTTGCACCTGTTTGGACTGCCGCCGTTGAATCAGAAAGATGCGGCAATGCCGTTGATGGAAGACTGCTTTGCGGCGACGAAAGTCAACGCGAAACCCTACAAGGCGATCGCGGCCAACTATCCTTTGAACGAAACGCCCAAGCCAAAGTCAGAGCAGTCGAACACGGAGAAAAAGTGGCGATCGATTCTGGCAACCGTTCCGATTCAGCGAACCGGAATGAAAACGGAAACGGACGAAGACAATCTGAACCGTTTCGTTTGGCATGAAGTGAAGGGTTGGGAAACGCCCTACCCGACTGACTTCTCGGGTGCACATGGCAAAGGCCTGTCGTCGCTTGGTCTGGTGATCGACGAGGACGCTGACGAGGACTAA
- a CDS encoding DNA-3-methyladenine glycosylase I: protein MAKPKTRCDWCLSGNDLYVEYHDTEWGVPVHDDQTQFEFLILEGAQAGLSWSTVLNKREGYRKAFANFDPAKVARFTDKRIAKLLENPGIIRNRLKVNSAVTNARQFLKIQDQFGSFDDYIWRFVDGSPRQNKWKTMKEVPATSEESDALSKDLKKRGFKFVGSTIMYAHMQATGLVNDHVVGCYRYKQCAKLK from the coding sequence ATGGCAAAACCAAAAACGCGCTGTGACTGGTGCCTTTCTGGCAACGATCTCTATGTCGAATACCACGATACGGAATGGGGCGTACCGGTTCACGATGATCAAACCCAGTTCGAGTTCCTCATTCTCGAAGGTGCTCAGGCTGGGCTCAGTTGGTCGACGGTGCTCAATAAACGCGAAGGCTACCGCAAAGCGTTCGCGAATTTCGATCCAGCCAAAGTTGCTCGTTTCACGGACAAAAGAATCGCCAAACTGCTCGAGAATCCGGGCATCATCCGCAATCGCTTGAAGGTCAATTCGGCGGTCACCAATGCGAGGCAATTCCTGAAAATTCAGGACCAGTTCGGTAGCTTTGACGATTACATTTGGCGCTTTGTCGACGGTTCGCCAAGGCAGAACAAGTGGAAGACGATGAAAGAGGTGCCCGCCACCAGCGAGGAATCGGACGCGCTCAGCAAGGACTTGAAAAAGCGTGGCTTCAAGTTCGTTGGCAGCACGATCATGTACGCTCACATGCAAGCCACCGGTCTGGTGAACGATCATGTCGTCGGGTGCTACCGCTATAAACAATGTGCGAAACTGAAGTAG
- a CDS encoding TIGR00266 family protein, translated as MSINFNCSCGKALAAPPELAGKEVRCPGCNNTMLVPTVGAVPTAAAGAYSPPGGTPQPPHKGGARRCHELDYQIVGDDMQMVIVELDPGETVIAEAGAMNFMEEGINFETKMGDGSEPDKGFFGKMLDVGKRAITGESLFMTHFTHTGAGKSHVAFAAPYPGKIIPIDMATIAGNDLLCQKDAFLCAALGTKVTIAFNKKFGAGLFGGEGFILQKLVGDGLACIHAGGTVIEKELKGETLRVDTGCLVAFEPHIEYSIERAGNLKSMVFGGEGMFLATLRGHGRVWLQSLPFSRLAQRLVGAVGRGKGEGSVLGGLGNLLDGDGF; from the coding sequence ATGTCAATCAATTTCAACTGCTCATGTGGAAAGGCGCTCGCTGCGCCACCTGAACTTGCCGGCAAAGAAGTCCGCTGTCCCGGATGCAACAACACGATGTTGGTTCCGACCGTCGGAGCCGTTCCCACTGCTGCAGCGGGAGCTTATTCGCCTCCCGGCGGAACGCCCCAGCCACCGCATAAAGGCGGAGCGCGTCGCTGTCACGAGCTGGACTATCAGATCGTTGGCGACGATATGCAGATGGTGATCGTCGAACTTGATCCTGGCGAAACGGTTATCGCCGAAGCCGGTGCCATGAACTTTATGGAAGAAGGCATCAACTTCGAAACCAAGATGGGCGATGGCTCCGAGCCGGACAAGGGATTCTTCGGCAAGATGCTCGACGTTGGAAAGCGTGCGATCACGGGCGAGTCGTTGTTTATGACTCACTTCACTCACACGGGCGCCGGTAAAAGCCACGTTGCCTTTGCGGCGCCCTATCCGGGCAAGATCATTCCGATCGATATGGCGACGATTGCAGGGAATGATTTGCTTTGCCAAAAAGACGCCTTTCTCTGTGCGGCACTTGGCACGAAAGTCACCATCGCTTTCAACAAGAAGTTTGGCGCTGGCCTGTTCGGCGGCGAAGGTTTCATTTTGCAAAAGCTCGTCGGTGACGGGTTGGCTTGCATCCATGCCGGTGGGACCGTGATTGAGAAAGAGCTTAAAGGCGAAACGCTTCGCGTCGATACGGGCTGCCTGGTGGCGTTTGAGCCGCACATCGAATACAGCATCGAGCGAGCAGGTAACCTGAAGAGCATGGTGTTCGGCGGCGAAGGTATGTTCTTGGCAACGCTTCGCGGTCATGGTCGCGTTTGGCTGCAGAGCTTGCCGTTCAGTCGTCTGGCTCAGCGTCTGGTTGGAGCGGTCGGTCGCGGCAAAGGCGAAGGTTCGGTTCTGGGCGGACTTGGTAACCTGCTAGACGGCGACGGGTTTTAG
- a CDS encoding amidohydrolase family protein: MRINGHSHLLPYPEQIPDFMRDNEIFWIDKDRRYMLQKGWKRPVTDSSFFLEEKLEWMDRNKIDHAVILNLSQLYGNGLRITDMKKVLRFQNDFNADVQRDHGDRFTCGFVVHAGFVQGAIWEIERCVNELGLKVLCLPTHYMDTIGVWRTIFEKETEPLLECANDLGLAVEVHPYDGEKFIKLENVSWRFHLVWMLAQCADAYHFYTLNGYHEKFPNIRTCFAHGGQLAHISLGRRIQGFDGRPDLFEGKVHPRSAVGHPNIFFDTLVHDVDSLDLMVKRGGTNSIFVGLDDPYPLGEMESESQSSYPGKLLDLCVQRGVINQSQHDAMWCDNVLSWLGEETGKALKERLQKVQSQD, encoded by the coding sequence ATGAGAATCAACGGCCATTCGCATTTGCTGCCTTACCCGGAACAGATTCCGGACTTCATGCGAGACAACGAGATCTTCTGGATCGACAAGGATCGCCGCTACATGCTGCAGAAAGGCTGGAAGCGACCGGTGACGGACTCCAGTTTCTTTCTGGAAGAAAAGCTCGAATGGATGGACCGCAACAAGATCGATCATGCGGTCATCCTGAACCTCTCGCAGCTGTACGGGAACGGGCTGCGGATCACCGACATGAAAAAGGTGCTCCGATTTCAGAACGATTTCAACGCTGACGTGCAGCGCGATCATGGAGACCGATTCACGTGTGGCTTTGTGGTGCATGCGGGATTCGTCCAGGGAGCCATTTGGGAAATCGAACGCTGCGTCAACGAGCTTGGTCTGAAAGTGCTCTGTCTGCCAACGCATTACATGGACACAATCGGTGTGTGGCGAACGATCTTTGAGAAAGAAACCGAGCCACTGCTGGAGTGTGCCAATGACCTCGGGCTGGCTGTAGAAGTTCACCCATACGATGGCGAAAAGTTCATCAAGCTGGAAAATGTTAGCTGGCGATTTCACCTGGTGTGGATGCTGGCTCAGTGCGCCGATGCGTACCACTTTTATACGCTCAATGGCTACCACGAAAAATTCCCCAACATCCGAACCTGCTTTGCTCACGGAGGCCAACTGGCTCACATCAGTCTTGGCCGCCGCATTCAGGGGTTCGACGGGCGGCCGGATTTGTTCGAAGGCAAGGTTCATCCCCGATCCGCCGTTGGACATCCGAACATCTTTTTCGATACGCTCGTCCACGACGTTGATTCGCTTGATCTGATGGTCAAACGCGGAGGCACCAACAGTATTTTCGTCGGGCTGGACGATCCCTATCCGCTGGGCGAAATGGAGAGCGAATCTCAATCGTCGTATCCTGGCAAACTTCTGGATCTTTGTGTGCAGCGGGGAGTTATCAATCAATCACAGCATGATGCGATGTGGTGCGACAACGTTCTGAGTTGGCTGGGCGAAGAAACCGGCAAAGCCCTTAAAGAGCGACTGCAGAAAGTACAAAGTCAGGATTAG
- the kynU gene encoding kynureninase: MTIDTSTEHALALDAADPLASFRDRFWIPESDGKQQLYLVGNSLGLQPKNVASIVTEELEKWQRLGVRGHFESDRPWLPFHEFLTPMMARIVGAQDTEVVVMNTLTVNLHLMMTTFYRPTKTRHKILIESHAFPSDYQAVESQIKLHGFEPRDSIVTAKHGAETELLSEDAICDLIEQNRDSLALVLLPGVQYYTGQLLDMKRITAVAHRYNVSVGFDLAHAVGNVPLALHGWDVDFAVWCNYKYLNSGPGAVGGCFVHERHATDKSMPRMAGWWGHDKSTRFQMENRFDPIPTAEGWQLSNPPILSLAAILASLQVFDDAGGISPLREKSIRLTGYFEALLNEELGDRVNIITPRTPHQRGCQLSIEIATGDVPGKRIHQQLEAAGTDTDWREPNVIRAAPVPLYNSFEDVHRFVATLKGIVS; encoded by the coding sequence ATGACCATCGACACTTCCACCGAACACGCCCTCGCACTCGACGCTGCCGATCCGCTGGCCTCATTCCGTGACCGATTCTGGATTCCGGAATCCGACGGAAAGCAGCAGCTATACCTCGTCGGCAACTCGCTGGGGCTGCAGCCGAAAAACGTGGCCTCGATCGTCACCGAAGAGCTGGAAAAATGGCAACGGTTGGGCGTGCGAGGCCATTTCGAATCCGATCGCCCGTGGCTGCCCTTTCATGAGTTCCTCACGCCGATGATGGCGAGGATCGTCGGCGCTCAGGACACCGAAGTCGTCGTCATGAATACGCTGACGGTGAACTTGCATCTGATGATGACGACTTTTTATCGGCCGACGAAAACTCGACACAAAATCCTGATCGAGTCCCATGCGTTTCCCTCGGACTACCAGGCCGTCGAGTCGCAAATCAAGCTGCATGGCTTTGAGCCCAGGGATTCGATCGTTACCGCCAAGCACGGTGCGGAAACGGAGTTGCTTTCGGAGGACGCAATTTGTGACCTGATCGAACAGAATCGCGATTCGTTGGCGCTGGTGTTGCTGCCCGGAGTCCAATACTACACCGGGCAGTTGTTGGACATGAAACGCATCACGGCAGTCGCGCATCGCTACAACGTTTCCGTCGGTTTCGATCTGGCTCATGCCGTTGGCAACGTGCCGCTGGCGTTGCACGGTTGGGATGTCGATTTCGCGGTTTGGTGCAACTACAAATATTTGAACAGTGGTCCGGGCGCCGTCGGTGGTTGCTTCGTTCATGAGCGTCATGCGACGGACAAGTCCATGCCGCGGATGGCTGGCTGGTGGGGCCACGACAAGTCCACCCGGTTTCAGATGGAGAACCGATTTGATCCGATTCCAACGGCCGAAGGATGGCAGTTGAGTAACCCGCCGATTCTGTCGCTGGCTGCGATCCTGGCATCGTTGCAGGTGTTCGACGATGCGGGAGGGATAAGTCCGCTTCGTGAAAAATCGATCAGGTTAACGGGCTACTTCGAGGCGCTGCTGAACGAAGAGCTTGGTGACCGAGTCAACATTATCACGCCTCGGACGCCGCATCAGCGTGGCTGTCAGCTGTCGATCGAAATCGCGACCGGCGATGTTCCAGGCAAACGGATTCACCAACAGCTTGAGGCCGCGGGAACCGATACTGACTGGCGGGAGCCGAACGTGATTCGCGCCGCTCCGGTGCCGTTGTATAACTCGTTCGAAGACGTGCATCGATTCGTGGCGACGTTGAAGGGGATTGTTTCATAG
- the nbaC gene encoding 3-hydroxyanthranilate 3,4-dioxygenase, with translation MASPPFNLMKWIEDHKDEFKVPVMNKQFYKEANDVIVFVSMGPNTRNDYHVNVTEELFYQLKGDIAVRIRPLDGSPPHDVVIREGEMWLLPAHVPHRPQRPDDTLGLIVEFPRPEGSVDKLQWYCNNDEHLVHEAEFRLKHIDEDLHKVMDNFWNGPEKVRTCPVCKTVVERAGEFRIEDAQPA, from the coding sequence ATGGCATCGCCTCCATTCAACTTGATGAAGTGGATCGAAGATCACAAGGACGAATTCAAAGTCCCGGTGATGAACAAGCAGTTCTACAAAGAAGCGAACGATGTGATCGTCTTCGTTTCGATGGGGCCCAACACGCGAAACGATTACCACGTTAACGTCACCGAGGAATTGTTTTACCAACTCAAAGGCGACATCGCCGTCCGGATCAGGCCGCTCGACGGAAGTCCGCCGCACGATGTCGTGATCCGCGAAGGTGAAATGTGGCTCTTGCCGGCGCATGTTCCGCATCGACCACAGCGACCTGATGATACGCTTGGTTTGATCGTTGAGTTTCCTCGTCCCGAAGGCAGCGTCGACAAACTGCAGTGGTACTGCAACAACGACGAGCATCTGGTGCACGAAGCAGAGTTTCGACTCAAGCACATCGACGAAGATTTGCACAAAGTCATGGACAACTTCTGGAACGGCCCGGAGAAAGTTCGCACCTGTCCGGTTTGCAAAACGGTTGTCGAGAGAGCCGGCGAGTTTCGAATCGAAGACGCTCAGCCTGCGTAG
- a CDS encoding PH domain-containing protein, with protein MSNDTIIKDAEFNDAVTTYWLLNGILLCIVTVIGLVALPFWIIIGKFFTRKYLASHRCTLTDKSLKVSKGIFTKIEKTVPLDRITDLGIVQGPIMRYFDIEALSVETAGNSSGSSLVQLTGIKDGRAFRDLVLAQRDTVTLANSGPSDSVTVASAVTSNDQTVQLLTEIRDTMRNIENKLDNQS; from the coding sequence ATGAGCAACGACACAATCATCAAAGACGCTGAATTCAATGACGCAGTGACAACCTACTGGTTGCTCAACGGAATCCTGCTTTGCATCGTGACCGTGATTGGTCTTGTTGCCTTGCCATTCTGGATCATCATTGGAAAATTCTTCACACGAAAGTACCTGGCCTCTCACCGCTGCACGTTGACCGACAAATCGCTGAAGGTCTCCAAAGGCATCTTCACGAAGATCGAAAAAACCGTTCCGCTTGATCGCATCACCGATCTTGGAATTGTCCAGGGACCGATCATGCGATACTTCGACATCGAAGCCCTCTCAGTCGAGACCGCTGGAAACTCGTCAGGCTCGTCGCTGGTCCAGCTAACCGGGATCAAGGATGGGCGAGCGTTCCGAGATCTGGTTCTGGCTCAACGGGACACCGTGACTTTGGCGAACAGCGGCCCATCTGATTCGGTTACAGTCGCCTCCGCGGTGACTTCGAACGACCAAACGGTACAATTGTTGACTGAGATCCGCGACACAATGCGGAACATCGAAAACAAACTTGACAACCAATCCTGA